Proteins encoded within one genomic window of Pseudalkalibacillus sp. SCS-8:
- the rpoB gene encoding DNA-directed RNA polymerase subunit beta has translation MTGQLIQFGRHRQRRSYARINEVLELPNLIEIQTSSYQWFLDEGLREMFHDISPIEDFTGNLVLEFIDYSLGEPKYSVEESKERDVTYAAPLRVKVRLINKETGEVKEQEVFMGDFPLMTDTGTFIINGAERVIVSQLVRSPSVYYNKKLDKNGKRGFTATVIPNRGAWLELETDAKDVVHVRIDRTRKIPVTVLLRALGFGSDQEIIDLLGEDEYLRNSLEKDNTEGTEKALLEIYERLRPGEPPTVDNAKSLLESRFFDPKRYDLANVGRYKINKKLNIKNRLFNQRLAESIADPETGEVIAEEGTVLDRRLLERILPIIENKNTFKEVTPAGGVIEDETIGLQSIKIYSPVEGETDQVINVIGNGEVDRSIKNITPADIISAINYFFNLLHGVGLTDDIDHLGNRRLRSVGELLQNQFRIGLSRMERVVRERMSIQDTNSITPQALINIRPVIASIKEFFGSSQLSQFMDQTNPLAELTHKRRLSALGPGGLTRERAGFEVRDVHYSHYGRMCPIETPEGPNIGLINSLSSYAKVNEYGFIETPYRRVDPETGKVTEQIDYLTADEQDNYVVAQANAKLGEDGSFLDEEVIARYRDQNTIAKRDKIDYMDVSPKQVVSAATACIPFLENDDSNRALMGANMQRQAVPLMVPEAPIVGTGMEHVSAKDSGAAVICKHEGIVEKVSAATVYVRRIETVDGKEIKGDLDRYNLMKFIRSNQGTCYNQKPIVSQGDRVTKGEILADGPSMEKGELALGRNVLVGFMTWDGYNYEDAVIMSERLVKDDVYTSIHIEEYESEARDTKLGPEEITRDIPNVGEDALKNLDERGIIRVGAEVKDGDILVGKVTPKGVTELTAEERLLHAIFGEKAREVRDTSLRVPHGGDGIVHDVKVFNREDGDELPPGVNQLVRAYIVQKRKIHEGDKMAGRHGNKGVISRILPEEDMPYLPDGTPIDIMLNPLGVPSRMNIGQVLELHLGMAARELNLHMATPVFDGAREEDVWETLDEAGLSRDGKTVLYDGRTGEPFDNRISVGVMYMIKLAHMVDDKLHARSTGPYSLVTQQPLGGKAQFGGQRFGEMEVWALEAYGAAYTLQEILTVKSDDVVGRVKTYEAIVKGENVPEPGVPESFKVLIKELQSLGMDVKMLTSDEQEIEMREIDEDEENPNDKLNLNVETQTVGE, from the coding sequence TTGACAGGTCAACTCATTCAGTTTGGACGCCACCGCCAACGGAGAAGCTATGCAAGAATTAATGAAGTTTTGGAACTTCCAAACCTCATTGAAATCCAAACTTCCTCCTATCAATGGTTTCTTGATGAGGGTTTGAGAGAGATGTTCCACGACATTTCTCCAATTGAGGATTTCACAGGTAACTTAGTGCTTGAATTCATTGATTATAGTTTAGGAGAGCCTAAGTATTCTGTCGAGGAGTCCAAAGAAAGAGACGTAACGTATGCGGCACCACTCCGTGTCAAAGTCCGCCTGATCAATAAAGAGACAGGTGAAGTGAAAGAACAAGAAGTCTTCATGGGTGATTTCCCATTGATGACGGATACGGGTACTTTCATCATTAACGGAGCAGAACGCGTCATCGTCTCACAGCTCGTTCGTTCACCGAGCGTGTATTACAATAAAAAATTGGACAAAAACGGCAAGAGAGGTTTCACAGCTACGGTAATTCCAAACCGCGGCGCATGGTTAGAACTTGAAACAGATGCTAAGGATGTCGTGCATGTTCGGATCGACCGTACTCGTAAAATACCAGTAACGGTCTTGTTGCGTGCATTAGGGTTCGGTTCTGATCAAGAAATCATCGATTTGCTAGGGGAAGATGAATACCTTCGTAACTCTCTTGAAAAAGACAATACTGAAGGTACAGAAAAAGCGCTTCTTGAAATATATGAGCGTTTACGTCCAGGAGAGCCCCCTACCGTTGATAATGCAAAGAGTCTATTAGAATCTCGCTTCTTTGATCCGAAACGATATGACCTTGCAAATGTCGGTCGTTACAAAATCAATAAGAAGCTTAACATTAAAAACCGGCTCTTCAATCAGCGCCTGGCTGAATCAATTGCAGATCCGGAAACAGGCGAGGTTATCGCAGAAGAAGGTACGGTCCTTGATCGTCGCTTGCTTGAGCGTATCCTGCCAATCATCGAAAACAAAAATACATTTAAAGAAGTAACGCCGGCTGGAGGCGTGATTGAAGATGAAACGATTGGTCTTCAATCCATCAAAATCTATTCTCCAGTTGAAGGTGAAACCGACCAGGTGATCAATGTAATCGGAAACGGTGAGGTTGATCGTTCTATAAAGAACATTACACCTGCAGATATCATCTCGGCAATCAACTACTTCTTCAACTTGCTGCATGGAGTCGGCTTGACAGATGATATCGATCATCTCGGTAACCGTCGTCTTCGTTCAGTCGGAGAATTGCTGCAAAACCAATTCCGTATCGGATTATCCCGAATGGAGCGTGTGGTCCGCGAGAGAATGTCCATCCAGGACACGAACTCCATCACACCACAGGCGCTCATTAATATCCGTCCGGTAATTGCATCAATTAAAGAGTTCTTTGGAAGCTCACAGCTCTCACAATTTATGGATCAGACGAATCCATTGGCAGAGCTGACGCATAAACGTCGTCTGTCAGCATTAGGACCAGGTGGTTTGACGCGTGAACGTGCTGGATTCGAAGTACGTGACGTCCACTATTCCCACTATGGTCGTATGTGTCCGATTGAAACACCGGAAGGTCCGAACATCGGGCTGATCAACTCGCTTTCCAGTTATGCGAAAGTGAATGAATATGGATTCATCGAGACACCTTACCGTCGTGTTGATCCGGAAACAGGTAAAGTAACCGAACAAATCGATTACTTGACGGCTGATGAACAAGATAACTATGTTGTTGCACAGGCAAACGCGAAGCTGGGTGAAGATGGTTCATTCCTTGATGAAGAAGTCATTGCACGTTACCGTGATCAGAACACGATTGCAAAACGTGACAAAATCGACTATATGGACGTATCACCTAAGCAGGTCGTATCAGCAGCAACTGCATGTATCCCATTCCTTGAAAATGACGACTCAAACCGTGCATTGATGGGTGCGAACATGCAGCGACAAGCCGTACCATTGATGGTGCCTGAAGCTCCGATCGTCGGTACAGGAATGGAGCACGTTTCTGCGAAGGACTCCGGTGCTGCAGTCATCTGTAAGCATGAAGGGATCGTCGAGAAAGTATCAGCTGCGACAGTGTATGTACGTCGTATCGAAACAGTAGATGGTAAAGAGATCAAAGGTGATCTCGACCGCTACAACCTGATGAAGTTCATACGTTCCAACCAAGGAACTTGTTATAATCAAAAACCAATTGTAAGCCAGGGCGATCGTGTAACGAAAGGCGAAATCCTTGCAGACGGACCTTCTATGGAAAAAGGAGAGCTTGCACTTGGCCGTAACGTTCTTGTAGGGTTCATGACCTGGGATGGTTATAACTATGAGGATGCGGTCATCATGAGCGAGCGCCTTGTGAAGGATGATGTATATACTTCGATTCACATCGAGGAATACGAGTCTGAAGCACGAGACACGAAACTTGGACCAGAAGAAATCACAAGAGACATTCCAAACGTCGGAGAAGACGCACTTAAAAATCTTGACGAGCGCGGAATCATCCGGGTCGGTGCTGAAGTGAAAGACGGAGATATCCTTGTCGGTAAAGTAACGCCTAAGGGTGTAACAGAACTTACTGCAGAGGAGCGTCTCTTGCACGCGATCTTCGGTGAGAAGGCCCGTGAAGTAAGAGATACTTCACTCCGTGTACCACACGGTGGAGATGGAATCGTCCATGATGTGAAAGTATTCAATCGTGAAGATGGGGATGAATTACCTCCAGGCGTCAACCAGCTCGTACGTGCATATATCGTGCAGAAGCGTAAGATCCATGAAGGAGATAAGATGGCTGGCCGTCACGGAAACAAAGGTGTTATCTCAAGAATCCTTCCTGAAGAAGATATGCCATATCTTCCAGATGGTACACCGATCGACATCATGTTGAACCCTCTAGGGGTTCCATCACGTATGAATATCGGTCAGGTATTGGAACTTCACCTTGGAATGGCAGCAAGAGAATTGAACCTTCACATGGCTACGCCAGTATTCGATGGAGCACGTGAAGAAGATGTTTGGGAAACATTAGACGAAGCCGGTCTATCAAGAGACGGTAAGACAGTCTTGTACGATGGTCGAACAGGGGAACCGTTCGATAACCGTATTTCGGTTGGAGTCATGTACATGATCAAGCTTGCTCACATGGTAGACGATAAGCTACACGCACGTTCTACTGGACCTTACTCGCTTGTAACGCAGCAGCCACTTGGTGGTAAAGCGCAGTTCGGTGGACAACGTTTCGGTGAGATGGAGGTTTGGGCGCTTGAAGCATACGGTGCAGCCTACACACTTCAAGAGATCCTCACAGTCAAGTCAGATGATGTTGTCGGCCGTGTGAAGACTTACGAAGCGATTGTCAAAGGTGAAAACGTTCCTGAGCCTGGTGTTCCTGAGTCATTCAAAGTCTTGATCAAAGAGCTTCAAAGTCTCGGTATGGATGTCAAGATGCTCACAAGTGACGAACAAGAAATCGAAATGCGTGAGATTGATGAAGACGAGGAAAACCCGAACGATAAATTGAACTTGAACGTAGAAACCCAAACCGTCGGTGAATAA